A window of Panicum virgatum strain AP13 chromosome 8K, P.virgatum_v5, whole genome shotgun sequence contains these coding sequences:
- the LOC120645433 gene encoding cytosolic sulfotransferase 5-like, protein MPAPADATRPATDMAELLPSLPLETRCPPLPLRRYNGFWLPESVLTELPAIHARLEPRPSDVFLASFPKSGTTWLKALAFATAHRATHPPSDAGHPLRRMNPHECVQFMEMDPELRRDTGSLLEEFAQLASPRVLATHLPYCLLPESITAGEGAAASRVVYVCRNPKDAFISGLFFVKKVSSAYGAGASAGARAFNLEEAFELFCEGRVFAGPQWRHVLQYWEASMRRPKQVLFLEYERMLRDPEATVKKLAEFMGCGFSKEEEEGGVVDEIVKLCSLKELKNMEVNRSGGNQAGVRNDAYFRKGSSGDWRNHLTPELAKRLDKIVEEALQGSGFAFVDDGI, encoded by the coding sequence ATGCCTGCACCTGCTGACGCCACGAGACCCGCCACCGACATGGCCGAGCTCCTGCCCTCCCTCCCGCTGGAGACCCGGTGCCcaccgctgccgctccgccgctACAACGGCTTCTGGCTGCCGGAGTCGGTCCTGACGGAGCTACCGGCGATCCACGCCCGCCTGGAGCCCCGGCCCAGCGACGTCTTCCTCGCCAGCTTCCCCAAGTCCGGCACCACGTGGCTCAAGGCGCTCGCCTTCGCCACCGCGCACCGGGCCACGCACCCACCGTCCGACGCCGGCCACCCACTCCGCCGCATGAACCCGCACGAGTGCGTCCAGTTCATGGAGATGGACCCGGAGCTCCGGCGCGACACCGGCAGCCTGCTGGAGGAGTTCGCGCAGCTCGCGTCCCCCCGCGTGCTCGCCACCCACCTGCCATACTGCCTCCTCCCCGAGAGCAtcaccgccggcgagggggcggcggccagcCGGGTCGTGTATGTCTGCCGGAACCCTAAGGACGCGTTCATCTCGGGCTTGTTCTTCGTCAAGAAGGTCTCGTCGGCGTACGGCGCCGGTGCCAGTGCCGGCGCACGGGCCTTTAACCTCGAGGAGGCCTTCGAGCTCTTCTGCGAGGGGCGCGTCTTCGCCGGGCCTCAGTGGAGGCACGTCCTCCAGTACTGGGAGGCGAGCATGAGGAGGCCCAAGCAGGTTCTCTTCCTCGAGTACGAGAGGATGCTGCGCGACCCCGAAGCTACcgtgaagaagcttgccgaGTTCATGGGGTGCGGATTttccaaggaagaagaggagggaggggtCGTGGACGAGATCGTGAAGCTGTGCAGCTTGAAGGAGCTCAAGAACATGGAGGTCAACAGGAGCGGGGGTAACCAAGCCGGCGTCAGGAACGACGCCTACTTCCGCAAGGGATCGAGTGGTGACTGGAGGAACCACTTGACGCCCGAGTTGGCGAAGAGGCTGGACAAGATAGTGGAGGAAGCGCTGCAGGGATCTGGGTTTGCCTTCGTGGACGATGGTATATAA
- the LOC120645434 gene encoding cytosolic sulfotransferase 17-like: protein MEVNRSGGNQAGIRNEAYFCKGSSDGPGAPARHRQPAGGVRAARVPRVLATHLPYCLLPESITAGEGAAASRVVYVCRNPKDAFISGLFFVKKVSSAYGAGASAGARAFNLEEAFELFCEGRVFAGPQWRHVLQDWEASMRRPKQVLFLEYERMLRDPEATVKKLAEFMGCGFSKEEEEGWVVDEIVKLCSLKELKNMEVNRSGGNQAGVRNDAYFLKGSSGDWRNHLTPEMAKKLDKIVEEALQGSGFAFVDDGI from the exons ATGGAGGTGAACAGGAGCGGGGGCAACCAAGCCGGCATCAGGAATGAAGCCTACTTCTGCAAGGGATCGAGTG atGGACCCGGAGCTCCGGCGCGACACCGGCAGCCTGctggaggagttcgagcagctcGCGTCCCCCGCGTGCTCGCCACCCACCTGCCATACTGCCTCCTCCCCGAGAGCAtcaccgccggcgagggggcggcggctagcCGGGTCGTGTATGTCTGCCGGAACCCTAAGGACGCGTTCATCTCGGGCTTGTTCTTCGTCAAGAAGGTCTCGTCGGCGTACGGCGCCGGTGCCAGTGCCGGCGCGCGGGCCTTTAACCTCGAGGAGGCCTTCGAGCTCTTCTGCGAGGGGCGCGTCTTCGCCGGGCCTCAGTGGAGGCACGTCCTCCAGGACTGGGAGGCGAGCATGAGGAGGCCCAAGCAGGTTCTCTTCCTCGAGTACGAGAGGATGCTGCGCGACCCCGAAGCTACcgtgaagaagcttgccgaGTTCATGGGGTGCGGATTttccaaggaagaagaggagggatGGGTCGTGGACGAGATCGTGAAGCTATGCAGCTTGAAGGAGCTCAAGAACATGGAGGTGAACAGGAGCGGGGGTAACCAAGCCGGCGTCAGGAACGACGCCTACTtcctcaagggatcgagtggtGACTGGAGGAACCACTTGACGCCCGAGATGGCAAAGAAGCTGGACAAGATAGTGGAGGAAGCGCTGCAGGGATCCGGGTTTGCCTTCGTGGACGATGGTATATAA